From one Puntigrus tetrazona isolate hp1 unplaced genomic scaffold, ASM1883169v1 S000000563, whole genome shotgun sequence genomic stretch:
- the LOC122334519 gene encoding zinc finger protein 431-like, which yields MRRHTGEKPFTCDQCGKSFAKSANLKIHMNMHTREKHKCDRCGKTFLWASVLKEHLKVHAKEKTHSCHLCGKSFLHLQNLKVHHKKGKREYMCINCEKTCLKLPEKMQTGEKPFKCSHCEKRFYKSGCCKKHERIHTGERPYECSHCDERFSNSSNLKRHERIHTGERPYECSHCGKRFIKFGDLKIHDRIHTGERPYECSHCGKRFSDSSTLKKHERIHTGEKPCKIGVGKSV from the coding sequence ATGAGACGTCATACTGGAGAAAAGCCGTTTACttgtgatcagtgcgggaagagttttgCAAAATCAGCTAACCTTAAAATACACATGAACATGCACACTAGAGAGAAGCACAAATGTGATCGGTGTGGTAAAACGTTTCTATGGGCTTCGGTACTGAAGGAACACTTGAAAGTTCATGCAAAGGAGAAGACACATTCATGCCATTTATGTGGTAAGAGTTTTTTGCATCTGCAAAATTTGAAAGTACATCATAAAAAAGGTAAGAGAGAATACATGTGTATTAATTGCGAAAAGACTTGTTTAAAGCTGCCCGAAAAGATGCaaactggagagaaaccttttaagtgttcacactgtgaaAAGAGATTCTATAAGTCAGGATGCTGTAAAAAACATGAGAGGATCCACACGGGCGAGAGACCTTACGAGTGTTCTCACTGTGATGAAAGATTCAGTAATTCATCAAATCTGAAAAGACatgagaggatccacaccggagagagaccTTATGAGTGTTCACACTGCGGCAAGAGATTCATTAAGTTTGGAGACCTGAAAATACATGAccggatccacaccggagaaaGACCTTATGAGTGTTCTCACTGTGGCAAGAGATTCAGTGATTCATCAACTCTGAAAAAacacgagaggatccacaccggagagaaaccttgTAAGATAGGGGTTGGCAAGTCAGTTTGA
- the LOC122334520 gene encoding gastrula zinc finger protein XlCGF49.1-like, whose protein sequence is MRFVKEEIEEKTSEPETWRIKHEEREELIEEKQNDESSEVEEKNRIKTFNRPQIKKKRRAKTSFTCTQCGKSFKRKTSLDCHMRVHTGEKPFTCDQCGKCFTHKTSLERHMRIHTGEKPFTCDQCGKSFTHKSSIEHHIRVRAGESPFSWDKCWKSFTHVLVINGK, encoded by the exons ATGAGGTTTGTTAAAGAGGAGATTGAAGAGAAAACGAGTGAACCAGAaacatggagaataaaacacGAGGAAAGAGAAG agttgattgaagaaaaacagaatgacGAATCAAGTGAAGTTGAAGAGAAAAACCGCATCAAAACTTTCAATAGGCCTCagatcaaaaagaaaagaagagccAAGACCTCTTTCACCTGcactcagtgtggaaagagtttcaagCGCAAAACAAGTCTTGATTGtcacatgagagttcacaccggagagaaaccgttcacttgtgatcagtgcgggaagtgcttcacacacaaaacaagtcTCGAACGTCACATGAGAATTCATACTGGAGAAAAGCCGTTTACTTGTGAccagtgtgggaagagtttcacgCACAAATCGAGTATTGAGCATCACATAAGAGTTCGCGCTGGAGAGAGTCCGTTCTCCTGGGACAAATGTTGGAAGAGTTTCACGCACGTACTTGTGATCAATGGGAAG